A window of uncultured Methanobrevibacter sp. genomic DNA:
GGACCTGTACCGATTGGATGTTCTCCATAGGTATTGTTGTCATATGAATCGGAAGGAATAATACCGACATATCTTAAGTCATAAATAAAGGTAGATCTAGGTTCGACCAATTTAAATTCGACAGTAGTCTTATTTTTAGCAGTTACATTTGCAATATTAGTTAAATCCAATTCAGACTCAGTATCTTTTGCAGTGTTAAATGTAAATGCCACATCTTCTGCATCAAAAGTGGAATTGTCTGAGAATTTAACGTCATCTCTAACATTTACAGTCCAAGTTTTTCCGTCACTACTTATTGAATAACCGGTAGCGAGGTCTGGAACTATACTTCCATTCTTATCTGTTTTGAATAAACAGCTTTGTACTAAAGGATTATAATTTTGGTGTCCACATCCCCATCCAACAAGAGAGCTGAAACCTGCTTCAGGCTCTGGAATATTACTGTGTGCAGCTACAGTTAAATGAGTAGGGTCATTATCACGTGAACCACCCATTAATGCAAATGCAGCAACAATAATTACAATAATGGCAATGACACCAATAATTATCATTGTTTTCTTATCCATTTTCTTTCACCATAAATATAAATTGAATATTAAAATCAAAAGTATTACTTTTAATATGATTTTTACTCAAATAGTAATACTTTTATAATATATTTTAATATTATAGTAATATATTCTTAACAAGAATATAAAAAGATATTTATTACTTTTAAAAATTAGTTGACAATTTAAAAGATGTTTATCCAAACCACCAAAGGCTGCTAAAAATATAAACAAAAGAATTCAAAAGATAATAAAAATTAGTTTGTATATAATAAAACAAATAGAATGATTAACAGAAAAATAACTGAAAAGTAATACTTAAATTAAATTTAAATATAACCAGATGTAAATATTTGCCCATGACACTATCCCACAGCTTAAAGAAATACATATTAAGTGAAGGAGCAACAGAAGTAGGATTTGCAGACATAAGCAAGTTTACACCAAAGAAAGGGTTGAACACAGGTGTTGTTTTTTATATAACATATCCAAAAGAGATTATAAGAAACATGCAGAATGCCCCAACCAAAGAATATGTCGAAGAATTAGTAAGCCTGAACTCCAGACTAGATGCATTGGGAATGAAATGTGAAGAATACCTGATTGGCCAAGGTTTTGATGCTTATGCCCAGACAAAAAAGAGATTGGGAACAGATTTTGGAGAGTTTAACTCATTTGAACTTCCTCATAAAACCATTGCAACACGTGCAGGGCTCGGATGGATTGGAAAATCAGCACTATTTACAACAAAAAATTACGGATCCGCACTAAGATTATCCTCAGTTCTGACAAATGCACCATTAGATATTGGAAAACCCATAACAAAATCAAAATGCGGAAAATG
This region includes:
- a CDS encoding 4Fe-4S double cluster binding domain-containing protein produces the protein MTLSHSLKKYILSEGATEVGFADISKFTPKKGLNTGVVFYITYPKEIIRNMQNAPTKEYVEELVSLNSRLDALGMKCEEYLIGQGFDAYAQTKKRLGTDFGEFNSFELPHKTIATRAGLGWIGKSALFTTKNYGSALRLSSVLTNAPLDIGKPITKSKCGKCMECRDACLGGAISGIEWNSKLKRNDFYDDKKCEKYALKVSEENLGKADTVCGKCIFACPHTQKYIKKL